One window from the genome of Pararhizobium gei encodes:
- a CDS encoding Lrp/AsnC family transcriptional regulator → MDDLDRALIGALRHNARTPVSSLAAATGTSRATVAARIDRLVASGTIAAFTIRTGAELSGSGVRAIVMIEIHGKMADQVATQLRGLPQVRALHSTNGRWDFIAELEDKDLATFDETLRRIRLIDGINLTETNILLKTSKLSAAL, encoded by the coding sequence CTGGACGATCTGGACCGCGCGCTCATCGGCGCTTTGCGGCACAATGCACGCACCCCGGTGTCATCGCTGGCCGCCGCCACTGGCACGTCGCGTGCCACGGTCGCCGCCCGAATCGACCGGCTGGTCGCCTCCGGTACCATCGCCGCCTTCACGATCCGCACGGGAGCAGAACTTTCCGGCAGCGGCGTGCGGGCGATCGTCATGATCGAGATCCACGGCAAGATGGCCGACCAGGTCGCCACACAGCTGCGCGGCCTGCCGCAGGTGCGGGCGCTTCATTCCACCAATGGCCGCTGGGATTTCATCGCCGAACTGGAAGACAAGGATCTCGCGACTTTTGACGAGACCCTGAGGCGCATCCGGCTGATCGACGGCATCAATCTGACGGAAACCAATATTCTATTAAAGACCAGCAAGCTTTCCGCAGCGTTGTAG
- the hemA gene encoding 5-aminolevulinate synthase has translation MDFESFFKGELDGLHQEGRYRVFADLERQRGQFPKATRYNANGEKQDVTVWCSNDYLGMGQHPKVTEAMKLAIDQCGAGAGGTRNISGTNHHHVLLERELADLHGKESALLFTSGYVSNWAALGTLCSKIPGVIVFSDAGNHASMIEGIRHSKCERVIFKHNSVADLEAKLRAADPRAPKIIAFESVYSMDGDISPIKDICDLADKYGAMTYLDEVHAVGMYGPRGGGIAEREGLMHRLTVIEGTLGKAFGVMGGYIAGSTALCDFIRSFASGFIFTTALPPALAAGAVASIRHLKESQIERFAHQERVRWLRNLLDRNGIPHMDNKSHIVPVLVGDAAKCKWISDLLLDNCGIYVQPINYPTVPKKTERLRITPTPLHSDADIDHLVGALHQLWSRCALARAVA, from the coding sequence ATGGATTTCGAGAGTTTTTTCAAAGGCGAACTGGATGGCCTGCATCAGGAAGGCCGCTACCGCGTGTTCGCCGATCTGGAGCGCCAGCGCGGACAATTCCCCAAGGCGACGCGCTATAATGCGAACGGCGAAAAGCAGGACGTCACCGTCTGGTGTTCGAACGACTATCTCGGCATGGGCCAGCACCCCAAGGTCACGGAGGCGATGAAGCTCGCCATCGACCAGTGTGGCGCGGGTGCGGGAGGCACCCGGAATATTTCTGGTACCAACCACCATCACGTTCTTCTCGAGCGGGAGCTTGCCGACCTGCATGGCAAAGAATCGGCTCTCTTGTTTACATCAGGCTATGTGTCCAACTGGGCGGCGCTCGGAACGCTCTGTTCGAAGATCCCCGGCGTGATCGTCTTTTCCGACGCCGGCAACCATGCTTCGATGATCGAAGGTATTCGCCACTCGAAATGCGAACGGGTGATCTTCAAGCACAATTCCGTTGCCGACCTGGAAGCCAAGCTGAGAGCTGCCGACCCGCGTGCGCCAAAAATCATTGCTTTCGAATCGGTCTATTCGATGGACGGCGATATCTCGCCGATCAAGGACATCTGCGATCTCGCCGATAAATACGGCGCGATGACCTATCTCGACGAAGTCCATGCCGTCGGCATGTACGGCCCGCGCGGCGGCGGCATTGCCGAGCGTGAAGGCCTGATGCATCGGCTGACGGTGATCGAGGGCACGCTGGGCAAGGCGTTCGGCGTCATGGGCGGCTATATTGCAGGATCAACCGCGCTGTGCGATTTCATCCGCTCGTTCGCCTCGGGCTTCATCTTCACCACCGCCCTGCCGCCGGCGTTGGCTGCCGGTGCGGTCGCCTCGATCCGCCATCTGAAGGAAAGCCAAATCGAACGCTTCGCCCATCAGGAGCGGGTTCGCTGGCTGCGCAATCTGCTCGACAGGAACGGAATTCCGCATATGGACAATAAAAGCCATATCGTGCCGGTGCTGGTCGGCGATGCGGCCAAGTGCAAGTGGATCTCCGACCTGCTGCTCGACAATTGCGGCATCTATGTCCAGCCGATCAACTACCCGACGGTGCCGAAGAAGACCGAGCGCCTGCGCATTACACCGACGCCGCTGCATTCGGATGCCGATATCGACCATCTGGTCGGCGCCCTGCATCAGCTCTGGTCGCGTTGCGCGCTGGCAAGAGCCGTCGCCTAA
- a CDS encoding autotransporter assembly complex protein TamA produces MREKKPLPAVNAVYRKASAAFTIATVALLSPLSLNNAHAFKIFGMSFFEGDEEKNDVIDPVDYSLTLTEGSNDEDLKEVLENNSRLFQDKDEPVSGDLGLAIKARDDRDRLLATLYEQARYGGTVAVTVNGQDIDTLPPDPSFPDGAPVPVEVTVTPGPVFTLRDVLLKGDAIGHRPDDYLKIGEPARSTDIIKAGEKVVEDLKEEGRPLARLTERSATADHASEVVDVVLAADGGPVAPVGAVTVTGTKTVDPAFVAMYSRLNGGDPYSPENLRKASERLRQLGVFSSITIKEASQLAPDGTIPMTIEVSEGKHRYFGAGAQFSTTDGFGVQGYWGHRNLFGQAESLRIEGSVNRIGETTDVGSLDYSAGLLFSKPGAFGPASAFNVSLKAQLLDPDAYKATIFTGAAGASFELSETDTVSFGGELSWADVEDAFGVNDYLTAAIPIEYIRDTRDNKLNPTEGYRAALNVKPSYEINGQTFFSSIEGSASTYLGLGEEDRVVLAGKLSAGVLAGGDGLDAIPANRRFYLGGGGTVRGYAYQEISPRNADDDILGGRSYVNGTVEARIGVTEKIGIVPFLDAGTVSAKTAPDFSDIRAGAGIGVRYATPFGPIRLDVAVPLNAYPGGTKYGIYAGIGQSF; encoded by the coding sequence ATGCGGGAAAAAAAGCCTCTGCCGGCAGTAAATGCCGTATATCGGAAGGCAAGTGCTGCGTTCACGATCGCCACAGTGGCCCTTCTGAGCCCTTTGTCGCTCAACAACGCCCATGCCTTCAAAATCTTCGGGATGAGTTTCTTCGAGGGCGATGAAGAGAAAAACGACGTCATAGACCCGGTCGATTACAGCCTGACGCTGACCGAAGGCTCTAACGATGAGGATCTAAAGGAGGTCCTGGAAAACAATTCCCGGCTTTTCCAGGACAAGGACGAGCCTGTTTCCGGTGATCTCGGCCTGGCGATCAAGGCACGCGACGATCGCGACCGGCTTCTTGCGACACTTTACGAGCAGGCGCGCTACGGCGGCACGGTCGCGGTGACAGTCAATGGGCAGGATATAGACACCCTGCCGCCGGATCCGAGTTTTCCGGACGGAGCGCCGGTTCCTGTCGAGGTCACGGTTACGCCCGGCCCCGTTTTCACGCTCAGGGACGTTCTCCTGAAGGGCGACGCCATCGGCCACAGGCCGGACGACTATCTGAAAATAGGCGAACCCGCGCGATCGACCGACATCATCAAGGCGGGCGAAAAGGTCGTTGAAGACCTGAAGGAAGAAGGACGGCCGCTGGCGCGGCTTACCGAGCGCAGCGCAACCGCCGACCACGCCAGCGAAGTGGTGGATGTCGTGCTGGCCGCTGACGGCGGCCCGGTCGCACCGGTCGGTGCAGTGACGGTGACCGGAACCAAGACCGTCGATCCCGCTTTCGTCGCCATGTACTCCCGCCTCAACGGCGGCGACCCCTATTCGCCGGAAAATCTGCGCAAGGCCTCCGAACGGCTGCGTCAGCTTGGCGTCTTCTCCAGCATCACGATCAAGGAGGCCAGCCAGTTGGCCCCGGATGGCACGATTCCGATGACCATCGAGGTTTCGGAGGGCAAGCATCGTTATTTCGGCGCCGGAGCGCAATTTTCGACAACGGACGGTTTTGGCGTCCAGGGTTACTGGGGACATCGCAATCTGTTCGGTCAGGCAGAGTCTCTGCGCATCGAAGGGTCGGTCAACCGCATCGGTGAAACCACCGATGTCGGCAGTCTCGACTATTCCGCCGGGTTGTTGTTTTCCAAGCCAGGCGCCTTCGGTCCGGCTTCGGCCTTCAATGTCAGTCTGAAGGCGCAACTGCTGGATCCCGATGCCTATAAGGCGACAATCTTCACCGGCGCCGCAGGCGCCAGCTTCGAATTGTCGGAGACAGACACGGTCTCCTTCGGCGGCGAACTGAGCTGGGCCGATGTCGAAGACGCTTTCGGCGTGAACGATTATCTAACGGCGGCGATTCCAATCGAGTATATCCGCGACACCCGCGACAACAAGCTTAACCCGACGGAAGGCTACCGGGCGGCGCTCAACGTCAAGCCAAGCTATGAGATCAACGGCCAGACCTTCTTCAGTTCTATCGAGGGGTCAGCCTCCACCTATCTCGGGCTTGGCGAGGAAGATCGTGTCGTGCTGGCCGGGAAACTCAGCGCCGGCGTTCTGGCCGGTGGTGACGGCCTTGACGCCATTCCAGCCAATCGCCGCTTCTATCTCGGCGGGGGCGGCACGGTGCGCGGCTATGCCTACCAGGAAATCAGCCCCCGCAATGCCGACGACGACATTCTTGGCGGCCGCTCCTATGTCAACGGCACGGTGGAGGCGCGGATCGGCGTCACAGAAAAAATCGGCATCGTTCCTTTTCTGGATGCAGGAACGGTCTCTGCCAAAACCGCGCCTGATTTCTCCGATATCCGTGCCGGCGCCGGAATTGGCGTGCGTTACGCGACACCCTTCGGGCCCATTCGCCTGGATGTGGCCGTGCCGCTCAACGCCTATCCTGGCGGGACCAAATACGGCATCTATGCAGGGATAGGCCAATCCTTCTGA
- the rocF gene encoding arginase, with amino-acid sequence MAETRKKITLIGAPIEEGSGRRGCAMGPAALRIAGLDTTLAELGHIVSDDGDLKPMPARDLANHKGANNLQIVAAFTRALDIAVHDVARTGGVPVILGGDHALAMGSVSGMARHAAEVGRPLFVLWLDAHADFNSPDTTPSGNMHGMPVAFFCGEAEFAPILDKDRPFVDPKKVFQVGIRSVDEREREEIADHGVNVFDMRAIDETGMAHIMHEIIATVSAANGLLHVSLDVDFLDPDFAPGVGTTVPGGATFREAHLIMEMLCDSGLVSSLDLVELNPFLDDRGKSARILVELTASLFGRRILDRPTRSA; translated from the coding sequence ATGGCTGAGACCAGGAAAAAGATCACTCTGATCGGCGCGCCGATTGAGGAAGGCTCCGGCCGTCGCGGCTGCGCCATGGGACCGGCTGCCTTGCGCATCGCGGGCCTCGACACGACGCTGGCCGAGCTTGGCCATATCGTCAGCGACGATGGCGATCTGAAGCCGATGCCGGCGCGGGATCTCGCCAATCACAAGGGCGCCAACAACCTGCAGATCGTTGCTGCCTTTACGCGGGCGCTCGACATTGCCGTGCATGACGTCGCCCGTACCGGCGGCGTTCCGGTCATCCTTGGCGGCGATCATGCGCTGGCCATGGGATCGGTCTCCGGCATGGCGCGTCATGCAGCCGAAGTCGGCCGTCCGCTCTTCGTGCTCTGGCTCGATGCCCATGCCGACTTCAATTCTCCGGACACGACGCCATCGGGCAATATGCACGGAATGCCGGTCGCTTTCTTTTGCGGCGAGGCTGAATTTGCTCCGATCCTCGACAAGGACCGTCCTTTTGTCGATCCGAAAAAGGTGTTTCAGGTCGGCATCCGCTCGGTCGACGAACGCGAGCGCGAGGAAATCGCCGACCATGGAGTCAATGTCTTCGACATGCGCGCCATTGACGAAACCGGCATGGCCCACATCATGCATGAAATCATCGCCACGGTGAGTGCCGCAAACGGCCTGTTGCATGTCAGTCTCGATGTAGATTTCCTCGATCCCGACTTCGCCCCCGGCGTCGGCACCACCGTTCCGGGCGGCGCGACGTTCCGCGAAGCGCATCTGATCATGGAAATGCTCTGCGACAGCGGCCTCGTCTCGTCGCTGGATCTCGTCGAGCTCAATCCCTTCCTCGACGATCGCGGCAAGAGCGCCCGCATCCTGGTCGAGCTGACGGCCAGCCTGTTCGGCCGCCGTATTCTCGATCGCCCGACGCGCAGCGCCTGA
- a CDS encoding YMGG-like glycine zipper-containing protein — protein MNKAIALILIALSAASCTQTEKGAGIGAVSGAIIGGAITGNVRGAAVGAAIGGVSGAVIGNVSEQPGQCYYRDRYGRRYIDDCP, from the coding sequence ATGAATAAAGCCATTGCGCTTATCTTGATTGCCCTGTCTGCGGCGAGCTGCACGCAAACGGAGAAGGGTGCCGGCATCGGAGCTGTTTCCGGCGCGATCATCGGCGGAGCGATTACCGGCAACGTGCGCGGCGCCGCCGTGGGTGCGGCGATCGGCGGCGTCTCCGGCGCGGTCATCGGCAATGTCAGCGAACAGCCTGGCCAATGCTACTATCGTGACCGCTACGGTCGCCGCTATATCGACGATTGCCCGTGA
- a CDS encoding translocation/assembly module TamB domain-containing protein translates to MNRLFRFLKAASRWFLYGLGLVFVATVLFVLFAGFTAPGARVVAKLIEKYASTPDQIVRINDPSALLTGDFTASSITLFDSKGVYAEIREIAIDWSPTALFSKRFQAAMLSAGSVRLERLPIPSQETQEVRSTFALPLEVGIDSFDLKEIIIGKEIAGTDQFLSANGRLDATNASIATALALSQRDRPDAKAVADIVFDPAANALKLDMTVDEPKNGLLAKAMRLPGEPAVSVRVTGNGPLSDWSGTATAALDDNQVVKFDGRHRLAADGQRAVSLKGGGTFSDLLPAAFRPLFEGTSDIDLAAAITDTTVKIEAGNLSTGALTLSASGTYSTAGENDLQISLSGKNGPIDFRLPLEEGQALLAIDRVSASLIGDAQNAVLDIGGEIGKATLPQGEIEAIKLHAYSDSFNLSTRTGPIRTTVETGATRFVSADLDRLVKGPAKLEGSLSLTPETVSFNPVTLESASIGGTLTGAYTLVENTLAASFKLFAAPSSLPPALAGKITTPVALSGILGTGATGDVTVSDLTLTSDLVKLAGSAALETGALTATLTGTLPEIGKLAAGAKGTAAFSADISGPLDALAVKAQITSTGANLAGRVLNDLEVNADAVVGRDGPTGTVTASGTLDGQAISAKADVQTAKGTTGIPSIEAVIGTNTLKGSLDFTGDLKPNGALVFDFPDIGLLAAMAGQSASGDLAGSADIRSENGITSVSVKASGSGITRGEFVITKPAADITIADLGALAIRGTVTVDEARQGGNRLAGLKLGFERQGERTIFALDGAYDDAPLSARGDLQASAGRTTINLQSFAATPRKIPLTLAQPSTIVLENGTVALQQLAVNGFGGTVTVNGTAGEALALTAELAAIDLRLPIQGGEAHLVLNSGTASINGTMTSAALDVTADAQEIALPQGRVESVKLQARSNAFNLETRSGKIEATIGTGPTQLVNADLDRAIKGPLEIKAQLNVAPEAITFAPVTIGSANLDGTLDGAFRLSDNSLDTRFKLSARPAALPAAVSAKFDAPVDVSGRLKTGPDGAVDVSNLILASTTIEAAGSVALKASNLTALLTGTLPDLGKLLADAKGRADFTVDATGPLDNLGVKAQITSSGATLAGRTLSDLQLAADATINPKNPQAKINATGALAGQAINVDADLVSKDGATSIPVLNVRIGDNTLNGVVDFTSDFLPKGKIDFNFPDVALLAAMAGEKASGDINGSASITSDGGVTAVALKAGGSGIRRGDLVITKPVADITIADLKTLSVRGNLSVESFAQGENRISGLKLDFAQKADKTDVILDGSYDGAPLKLRGDIKTAAGTTTVNLASFTASPKKLPLKLAAPTTITIRNGTVDLRNLTIDASGGTVAVSGTAGERLDLGVKLNALPAQLANTFSPSLGAKGQISGTIGIKGTPQSPDVSYDLRWANAMVAQASAAGVPSLDVTAKGQFVNNRLTLDTAVSGGGLSFRGGGSLGMTGNRPMDMKFSGNLPFGLAAGLLAEQGFTLTGAANVDLSVTGAVTAPVINGTITTAGARLVDVRRNLALGDLTASVALDGKQARISRLSGKLASGGGIDVTGTVGIAPGSGFPADLAIRLDNATYIDGSLVTATVDGALTLKGPLTSAPVLGGTVKIEKAAITIPEKLPASLSEINIKHKNAPAKVRRMVADVRKDEGGDGAGGSDGIAFDLTVSAPGRLFVRGRGVNAELGGDLTIRGTAAQPSVSGAFRMRRGRLEILGKRLDFSDGTISFGGNLIPTLDLDATSSAGSTTITINVAGVANNPSVTFSSSPALPQDEILAQLIFNRSLSNLSALQIAQLASAVSELAGGGSNGLLNGLRNKLGVDDLNVSTDASGGAEVTAGKYLNDRTYLELKSGAEAGGGKAIINLDVGRGIKLRGEAGGEGTGAGIFYEKEY, encoded by the coding sequence ATGAATCGACTGTTCCGCTTTCTCAAAGCCGCATCGCGCTGGTTCCTTTATGGCCTCGGTCTTGTCTTCGTCGCGACAGTGCTTTTCGTGCTTTTCGCCGGATTTACCGCGCCAGGCGCGCGCGTCGTTGCCAAGCTGATCGAAAAATATGCCTCGACGCCGGATCAGATCGTCCGGATTAACGATCCAAGCGCGCTTCTGACCGGCGATTTCACGGCCTCCAGCATAACACTGTTTGACAGCAAGGGTGTTTACGCGGAAATCCGGGAAATCGCCATTGACTGGTCCCCGACCGCACTGTTTTCAAAGCGCTTCCAGGCGGCAATGCTGTCCGCCGGCTCGGTGCGGCTGGAGCGCTTGCCGATCCCATCCCAGGAAACCCAGGAAGTCCGCAGCACCTTCGCCTTGCCACTCGAAGTCGGCATCGATTCTTTCGATTTGAAGGAAATCATCATCGGCAAAGAGATTGCGGGAACGGATCAGTTTCTCAGCGCCAATGGCAGGCTTGACGCCACGAATGCCAGCATCGCAACCGCCCTGGCGCTTTCCCAGCGCGACCGCCCGGACGCAAAGGCGGTTGCCGATATCGTTTTTGATCCCGCGGCCAACGCGCTCAAGCTGGACATGACGGTCGACGAACCGAAAAACGGCCTGCTTGCGAAAGCCATGCGGCTTCCTGGCGAGCCGGCTGTCAGCGTCCGAGTGACGGGCAACGGACCCCTTTCGGACTGGAGCGGAACTGCAACGGCCGCACTGGACGACAACCAGGTTGTGAAATTCGATGGCCGGCATCGATTGGCGGCGGACGGCCAGCGCGCGGTCTCGCTGAAGGGCGGCGGAACGTTCAGCGACCTCTTGCCGGCAGCTTTTAGACCGCTGTTCGAGGGCACCAGCGACATCGACCTCGCCGCCGCGATCACCGACACGACGGTCAAGATCGAAGCTGGCAATCTTTCCACCGGCGCACTGACCCTTTCGGCATCAGGAACCTACAGCACGGCCGGAGAGAATGATCTCCAAATCAGTCTCTCCGGCAAGAACGGACCCATCGACTTCCGGCTTCCACTGGAAGAAGGACAGGCGCTGCTGGCGATCGACCGGGTAAGCGCATCGCTGATCGGCGACGCGCAGAACGCCGTGCTCGACATTGGCGGCGAGATCGGCAAGGCAACGCTGCCGCAGGGCGAAATCGAAGCGATCAAGCTGCATGCCTATAGCGACAGCTTCAATCTCTCGACCCGCACCGGCCCTATCCGGACGACGGTAGAAACCGGCGCGACACGGTTTGTCAGCGCCGATCTCGACCGGCTTGTCAAAGGGCCTGCGAAACTCGAAGGCAGCCTGTCGCTGACGCCGGAAACGGTTTCGTTTAATCCGGTCACGCTGGAGAGCGCCAGCATCGGCGGCACACTGACCGGTGCCTACACTCTTGTGGAAAATACACTGGCTGCGAGTTTCAAACTGTTTGCGGCACCGTCCTCCCTGCCACCGGCACTTGCGGGTAAGATAACGACACCGGTTGCACTGTCCGGCATTCTGGGAACCGGCGCCACCGGCGACGTTACGGTCAGCGATCTCACGCTGACATCGGACCTTGTCAAACTGGCCGGCTCGGCTGCACTCGAAACCGGAGCCTTGACAGCAACCCTTACCGGCACGCTGCCTGAAATCGGCAAGCTTGCCGCCGGCGCCAAAGGGACGGCCGCCTTCAGCGCGGATATCAGCGGACCGCTGGACGCGCTTGCGGTCAAAGCCCAGATCACCTCAACCGGCGCGAACCTTGCCGGGCGCGTGCTGAACGATCTCGAGGTGAACGCCGACGCCGTCGTCGGACGGGATGGTCCGACCGGAACCGTGACCGCAAGCGGCACGCTCGACGGCCAGGCCATCAGCGCCAAGGCGGACGTCCAGACCGCGAAGGGCACCACCGGCATCCCGTCGATCGAGGCTGTCATCGGCACCAACACACTCAAAGGATCGCTGGATTTCACCGGCGACCTCAAGCCGAACGGCGCGCTTGTGTTCGACTTTCCCGATATTGGCCTGCTGGCCGCCATGGCAGGACAGAGCGCATCCGGCGATCTGGCAGGTTCTGCAGATATCAGGTCGGAGAATGGCATCACGTCGGTTTCGGTCAAGGCGAGCGGCTCCGGCATCACGCGGGGCGAATTCGTCATCACGAAACCTGCAGCTGATATTACGATCGCCGATCTTGGCGCGCTTGCCATCCGGGGAACGGTAACGGTCGATGAAGCCCGCCAGGGCGGGAACCGTTTGGCGGGTCTGAAGCTGGGTTTCGAACGGCAGGGCGAACGGACCATTTTCGCCCTCGACGGCGCCTATGATGACGCACCGCTCAGCGCTCGCGGCGATCTCCAGGCGTCGGCCGGGCGCACCACCATCAATCTCCAATCCTTCGCGGCCACGCCGAGAAAAATCCCGCTGACCCTGGCCCAGCCTTCGACCATCGTCCTCGAGAACGGCACCGTGGCGTTGCAGCAACTGGCCGTGAACGGCTTCGGCGGCACGGTCACGGTCAACGGCACCGCAGGTGAAGCCCTCGCCTTGACCGCAGAGCTTGCGGCGATCGACCTTCGCCTGCCAATCCAGGGCGGCGAGGCGCATCTCGTTCTCAACAGTGGCACCGCCTCGATCAACGGCACGATGACATCGGCCGCTCTTGATGTGACAGCAGATGCTCAGGAGATCGCTCTTCCGCAAGGCCGTGTCGAATCCGTGAAGCTCCAGGCGCGTAGCAACGCCTTCAATCTTGAGACACGTTCCGGCAAGATAGAAGCCACGATCGGGACCGGACCGACCCAACTTGTTAATGCCGATCTCGATCGGGCGATCAAAGGCCCGCTTGAAATCAAAGCACAACTGAACGTGGCCCCGGAAGCAATCACCTTCGCCCCTGTGACTATCGGCAGTGCCAATCTTGACGGTACGCTCGACGGTGCCTTCCGGCTTTCGGACAACAGTCTGGACACGCGGTTCAAGCTTTCAGCACGACCCGCCGCGCTTCCGGCTGCGGTTTCAGCCAAATTCGATGCCCCGGTCGATGTCAGTGGCCGGCTGAAGACCGGTCCGGACGGCGCTGTCGATGTCAGCAACCTTATTCTGGCCTCCACCACGATCGAGGCGGCAGGCTCCGTTGCGCTTAAGGCAAGCAATCTTACGGCACTTTTGACCGGCACCTTGCCCGACCTCGGCAAACTTCTCGCCGACGCCAAGGGACGGGCAGACTTTACTGTCGATGCCACTGGACCGCTCGACAATCTGGGCGTCAAGGCGCAGATCACCTCCAGCGGCGCAACGCTGGCCGGTCGGACGCTGAGCGACCTGCAGCTGGCAGCGGACGCAACGATCAATCCGAAGAACCCGCAGGCGAAAATCAACGCGACCGGGGCGCTTGCCGGACAGGCGATCAATGTCGATGCAGATCTGGTCTCGAAAGATGGCGCCACCAGTATTCCGGTTCTGAACGTGCGGATCGGCGACAACACCCTGAATGGGGTGGTCGATTTCACCAGCGATTTCCTTCCCAAGGGGAAAATCGACTTTAATTTCCCGGATGTCGCCCTGCTTGCGGCGATGGCCGGCGAAAAGGCGTCCGGCGACATCAATGGCTCCGCGTCCATCACCAGCGATGGCGGCGTCACTGCGGTAGCGCTGAAGGCCGGCGGTTCCGGCATCCGGCGCGGCGACCTGGTGATTACCAAGCCGGTCGCAGACATCACGATCGCCGATCTGAAGACGCTTTCCGTCAGGGGCAATCTTTCCGTCGAGAGCTTTGCCCAGGGGGAAAACCGCATCAGCGGCCTGAAGCTTGATTTTGCGCAAAAAGCCGACAAGACCGATGTCATTCTCGACGGCAGCTACGACGGCGCGCCGCTGAAACTGCGGGGCGACATCAAGACAGCCGCCGGCACGACCACCGTCAACCTTGCCTCCTTTACGGCTTCGCCGAAGAAACTGCCGCTCAAGCTTGCGGCGCCGACGACCATTACCATCAGGAACGGCACCGTCGATCTGCGCAACCTGACGATCGACGCATCCGGCGGCACGGTTGCCGTGTCCGGCACGGCGGGCGAACGGCTCGATCTCGGCGTCAAGCTGAATGCCCTGCCCGCGCAGCTTGCCAACACATTCTCCCCGTCGCTCGGCGCCAAAGGGCAGATCAGCGGCACGATCGGGATCAAGGGTACCCCGCAGTCGCCGGATGTCTCCTATGATCTCAGATGGGCCAATGCCATGGTTGCCCAGGCCAGCGCCGCCGGCGTGCCTTCGCTCGACGTCACCGCAAAGGGGCAATTCGTCAACAACCGGCTGACGCTCGACACCGCAGTTAGCGGGGGCGGCCTCTCCTTCCGCGGCGGCGGCTCGCTCGGCATGACCGGAAACCGACCGATGGACATGAAATTCTCCGGCAACCTGCCCTTCGGCCTTGCCGCCGGCCTGCTCGCTGAACAGGGTTTCACCCTCACAGGCGCCGCCAATGTCGATCTCTCCGTAACCGGCGCTGTAACGGCACCTGTCATCAACGGGACGATCACCACGGCGGGCGCCCGCCTCGTAGACGTTCGGCGCAACCTTGCTCTGGGCGACCTTACCGCGAGCGTAGCGCTGGATGGCAAACAGGCGAGAATTTCGCGGCTGTCGGGTAAGCTTGCAAGCGGTGGCGGCATCGATGTCACCGGCACCGTTGGAATAGCGCCCGGTTCCGGCTTTCCCGCCGATCTCGCGATCCGTCTCGACAACGCGACCTATATAGACGGCAGTCTCGTCACCGCGACCGTTGACGGCGCGCTGACCCTGAAAGGCCCGCTGACGTCGGCGCCTGTTCTCGGCGGCACCGTCAAGATCGAGAAGGCAGCCATCACCATTCCAGAAAAGCTGCCGGCCTCGCTGTCCGAGATCAACATCAAGCACAAGAACGCCCCGGCCAAGGTCAGGCGAATGGTGGCGGATGTCCGCAAGGACGAAGGCGGCGATGGCGCTGGTGGCAGCGATGGCATCGCCTTTGACCTCACCGTAAGCGCGCCCGGCCGGCTCTTCGTTCGCGGCCGCGGCGTCAACGCGGAACTGGGCGGTGACCTCACCATCCGCGGCACGGCCGCCCAGCCCTCGGTCTCCGGCGCTTTCCGGATGCGACGGGGGCGTCTCGAAATCCTCGGCAAGCGGCTGGATTTCTCCGATGGCACGATCAGCTTCGGCGGCAATCTGATCCCGACGCTCGATCTCGACGCGACATCGAGCGCAGGTTCGACCACGATCACCATCAATGTCGCCGGCGTCGCCAACAATCCATCGGTGACCTTCTCGTCATCGCCAGCCTTGCCGCAGGATGAGATCCTGGCGCAGCTGATCTTCAACCGCTCGCTCTCGAACCTTTCCGCCCTGCAGATCGCACAGCTTGCAAGTGCTGTGAGCGAGCTTGCCGGCGGTGGGTCGAACGGCCTGCTGAACGGCCTGCGCAACAAGCTCGGCGTCGATGATCTCAATGTCTCGACGGATGCAAGCGGCGGCGCCGAAGTGACGGCCGGCAAGTATCTGAACGACCGCACCTATCTGGAACTGAAATCAGGAGCGGAGGCCGGCGGCGGCAAAGCCATCATCAATCTCGATGTCGGCCGCGGCATCAAGCTGCGCGGCGAGGCCGGCGGCGAGGGGACGGGCGCGGGGATTTTCTATGAGAAGGAATATTGA